One part of the Sphingobacterium sp. LZ7M1 genome encodes these proteins:
- a CDS encoding glycoside hydrolase family 9 protein — MNRVLSLFIFLLCAFQAFSQENSWIRINQLGYLPDNKKVAVWVTKGDKGIKKFSLIDKNNNKAVFTAKTGKQFGQYGPFQLGYRLDFSKFNKKGEYYLLADDGTKSPSFKINADVYKGTADFTLRYMRQQRTLFNPFLQDSCHTHDGFTMYASSVGMPDSTRVEVAGGWHDASDYLQYATTSANATYHLLAAYRDFPSVFTDEKQANGLDGKNGIADVLDEAIWGLDWLVKMHPKPNIMFNQIADDRDHTAMRLPGQDSVYGRGHERPVYFIDGNPQQRGKFMNNTTGTSSTAAKFVSAFGLGHQLLKDQNADYASILKEKAGTAYQYAYIKPGVTQTVSVKSPYIYAEDNWVDDMELAEATMFNLNQNQEHIQKAMDFARQEKVTPWMVRDTANHYQYYPFINLGHFELAKSVDGKVKKEALGYYKEGIEEVNARAKDNMFYRGVPFIWCSNNLTTSFAIQCLWYREASGDKQFQELEQANIDWLFGVNPWGTSMVYGLPAHGDTPTEPHSSFTYLHNYPIDGGLVDGPVYSAIYNNLIGIQLYKPDVYAPFQSDLVVYHDDFGDYSTNEPTMDGTASLIYLLSAKESESKKKE; from the coding sequence ATGAATAGAGTACTTTCCTTGTTTATTTTCCTTCTTTGTGCTTTTCAGGCCTTTTCACAAGAGAATTCCTGGATCAGGATAAACCAATTAGGCTATCTTCCTGATAATAAAAAAGTTGCTGTATGGGTAACTAAAGGAGATAAAGGGATCAAGAAATTTAGTTTAATCGATAAAAACAATAATAAAGCCGTTTTTACGGCCAAGACAGGTAAACAATTTGGCCAATATGGACCCTTCCAATTAGGTTACAGGTTGGATTTCAGTAAGTTCAACAAAAAGGGCGAATATTACCTTCTGGCCGATGATGGTACAAAGTCTCCAAGTTTTAAGATCAATGCAGATGTCTATAAAGGCACCGCCGATTTTACCTTGAGGTACATGCGTCAGCAAAGGACGCTATTTAATCCATTCCTTCAAGATTCTTGCCATACTCATGATGGGTTTACCATGTATGCCAGTTCCGTTGGTATGCCTGATAGCACTCGTGTAGAAGTGGCGGGCGGATGGCATGATGCTTCTGATTATTTGCAGTATGCCACCACATCGGCAAATGCTACCTATCATTTATTGGCAGCTTATCGCGATTTTCCATCCGTATTTACCGATGAGAAACAAGCAAACGGACTGGATGGTAAAAACGGAATTGCTGATGTTTTGGATGAAGCTATCTGGGGATTAGATTGGTTGGTGAAAATGCATCCCAAACCCAATATCATGTTCAACCAGATTGCAGATGACCGTGATCATACTGCCATGCGCTTGCCGGGCCAAGACTCAGTTTATGGAAGAGGCCATGAAAGACCGGTATATTTTATCGATGGTAATCCGCAGCAAAGAGGAAAATTCATGAACAATACCACAGGGACAAGTTCCACTGCTGCAAAATTTGTGAGCGCCTTTGGTTTGGGTCATCAATTACTTAAAGATCAGAACGCTGATTATGCTTCAATCTTAAAGGAAAAGGCAGGTACGGCTTATCAATACGCATATATCAAACCAGGGGTAACCCAGACTGTTTCGGTCAAATCACCTTATATTTATGCTGAAGATAACTGGGTGGACGATATGGAATTGGCTGAAGCCACCATGTTCAACCTGAACCAAAACCAGGAACATATCCAAAAAGCAATGGACTTTGCCAGACAGGAAAAAGTAACTCCTTGGATGGTAAGGGATACCGCAAACCACTATCAATATTATCCTTTCATTAACCTCGGCCATTTTGAATTGGCAAAATCAGTGGATGGCAAGGTGAAGAAAGAAGCCCTAGGCTATTATAAGGAAGGTATCGAGGAAGTAAATGCTCGTGCTAAGGACAACATGTTCTATCGCGGAGTTCCTTTTATTTGGTGCAGTAACAATTTGACAACCTCATTTGCTATCCAATGCTTATGGTATCGTGAAGCTTCTGGGGACAAGCAATTCCAAGAATTGGAACAAGCTAATATAGATTGGTTATTCGGTGTTAATCCTTGGGGGACCAGTATGGTTTATGGATTACCTGCACATGGTGATACACCAACCGAGCCACATTCGTCGTTTACATATTTACACAACTACCCAATCGATGGGGGATTGGTGGATGGACCGGTATATTCCGCGATCTATAATAACCTGATCGGCATTCAATTGTACAAGCCGGATGTGTATGCTCCATTCCAAAGTGATTTGGTGGTTTACCATGATGATTTTGGTGATTATAGCACGAATGAGCCAACCATGGATGGAACAGCTTCGTTGATCTATCTGTTGTCGGCAAAAGAGAGTGAATCAAAAAAAAAAGAATAA
- a CDS encoding polysaccharide deacetylase family protein encodes MIFTGDEFREGLQTVAETLDKEKVKGSFFVTGRFLEDQKSAKLLNKLYRQGHYVGPHSDQHLLYAPWENRDSLLLSKVEFVNDLQANLDKLHAIGIKKMDKFVAPYEWYNKQIAAWTKELGMDLYNFTPGLRTAADYTYPEMGARYLSTEAILKQLAEYEESKGLNGFQIIVHLGTDPKREDKLFNQLERLIDLLKNKNYKFVPLDEI; translated from the coding sequence TTGATTTTTACAGGCGATGAATTCAGGGAAGGACTGCAAACAGTTGCAGAAACACTCGATAAAGAAAAAGTGAAAGGGAGCTTCTTTGTTACAGGAAGATTTCTGGAAGATCAGAAATCCGCAAAGTTGCTGAACAAATTATATCGTCAAGGACATTATGTTGGTCCACATTCTGACCAGCACCTGTTGTATGCACCTTGGGAGAACAGGGATAGCCTTTTGCTATCTAAAGTGGAGTTTGTCAACGATTTACAGGCCAATCTGGATAAGCTTCATGCGATTGGTATCAAGAAAATGGACAAATTTGTTGCTCCGTATGAATGGTACAATAAGCAAATTGCAGCCTGGACGAAGGAATTGGGCATGGACCTGTATAATTTTACTCCAGGTTTAAGAACAGCGGCAGATTACACGTATCCAGAAATGGGAGCGCGGTATTTGTCCACTGAAGCGATTCTGAAACAATTGGCTGAGTATGAAGAGAGCAAGGGCCTCAATGGATTCCAAATTATTGTCCATCTTGGTACTGACCCTAAAAGAGAAGATAAATTATTTAATCAATTAGAAAGATTGATTGATTTATTGAAGAATAAAAATTATAAATTCGTCCCACTCGACGAGATATAA
- the murQ gene encoding N-acetylmuramic acid 6-phosphate etherase, which produces MINTTEKDSNYQDLDKMSVLEILTNINNEDKTVPLAVEKVIPQIDALVKVVADRMKAGGRLFYIGAGTSGRLGILDASECPPTYGVPFDWVIGLIAGGDTAIRKAVEFAEDDVEQAWKDLEEYAINENDFVLGIAASGTTPYVIGGLDKANELGIATGCLVCNGNSPIAARAKYPIEVIVGPEFVTGSTRMKAGTAQKLVLNMISTAVMIQLGRVKGNKMIDMQLSNHKLVGRGVRMVMAETGTDEETATALIEEFGNVRKAIDNFNLNK; this is translated from the coding sequence ATGATCAACACAACGGAGAAAGATTCCAACTATCAAGACCTAGATAAGATGTCGGTTCTTGAGATCCTGACTAATATTAATAATGAAGATAAAACAGTGCCGTTGGCAGTTGAAAAGGTTATTCCTCAAATTGATGCCTTAGTGAAGGTCGTTGCTGACCGTATGAAGGCTGGTGGGCGTCTGTTCTATATCGGTGCAGGGACTTCGGGTCGTTTGGGTATCTTGGATGCATCTGAATGCCCGCCTACTTACGGTGTGCCCTTTGATTGGGTGATCGGATTGATCGCTGGTGGCGATACGGCTATCCGTAAAGCGGTGGAGTTTGCTGAAGATGATGTTGAACAAGCTTGGAAAGATTTAGAAGAATATGCGATCAATGAAAATGACTTTGTCCTTGGTATCGCCGCTTCTGGAACCACTCCTTACGTTATTGGCGGACTTGATAAAGCGAATGAGTTAGGGATTGCAACCGGATGTTTGGTTTGTAATGGAAACTCACCGATTGCAGCCCGTGCAAAATATCCTATTGAAGTTATCGTAGGCCCTGAATTCGTTACGGGTTCTACTCGTATGAAAGCTGGAACTGCTCAAAAATTGGTGTTAAACATGATCAGTACTGCTGTCATGATCCAATTAGGCAGAGTTAAGGGAAATAAAATGATCGATATGCAGCTCTCTAATCATAAATTGGTAGGAAGAGGGGTTCGTATGGTGATGGCAGAAACCGGAACTGACGAAGAGACTGCAACTGCACTGATCGAAGAGTTCGGAAATGTTCGAAAGGCTATCGATAATTTTAACCTTAATAAATAA
- a CDS encoding sodium:solute symporter yields MSPIILLTFIVVYFGLLLAVAYFTSRNSSDNSTFFVANRNAKWYMVAFGMIGTALSGVTFISVPGDVGNTPAGLSDPNNFSYFQFVLGNAIGFIIIAYVLLPLYYRMNLTSIYTYLEERLGHKSYKAGAMIFLISRTIGSAFRLYLVAIVLQRYIFDAWNVPFILTVAVCLILIWLYTNKGGLKTIIITDTLQTTFLLLAVVLSIYFMADGLGWTVTEAFEKVKESTYSKVFIWENLLGDPRNIWKHVIGGIFVTIAMTGLDQDLMQKNLSMKTIKEAQTNMMTFTGIFVVINLFFLAVGALLYFYADANGINIADLGKSDYLYPEIALRHLSIVPGIIFMMGLTAATFATTDSALTALTTSYCVDFLNFNKKENPNDPKLVKQRNYVHFAFSIVMLLVILLFHVINDESVVSAIFKIAGYTYGPLLGLFSFGILTKMRVKDNLVPYICVVSPILMYLLTTYLLPLTEYKIGFELIVYNGLTTFILLWLTSPGKVRKPMTAVK; encoded by the coding sequence ATGTCACCAATTATCCTGCTAACTTTTATCGTGGTTTATTTTGGGCTTCTTTTGGCTGTAGCTTATTTTACATCCAGAAATTCCTCCGATAACTCCACGTTCTTTGTCGCGAACAGAAATGCCAAATGGTACATGGTTGCCTTCGGTATGATCGGAACCGCCCTATCGGGAGTTACCTTTATTTCAGTTCCCGGTGATGTGGGCAACACGCCCGCAGGCCTGAGCGACCCCAATAATTTCAGTTATTTTCAGTTTGTCCTTGGGAATGCCATAGGCTTCATTATCATCGCCTATGTCTTGCTTCCGCTTTATTACCGCATGAACCTAACGTCCATATATACTTATTTGGAAGAACGTTTAGGTCACAAAAGTTACAAGGCCGGAGCTATGATCTTTTTGATCTCCAGGACTATCGGATCTGCATTTAGATTGTACCTAGTTGCCATCGTATTGCAGCGCTATATTTTCGATGCTTGGAATGTACCATTCATCCTAACTGTGGCAGTCTGTCTTATTTTAATTTGGCTGTACACCAATAAGGGCGGATTAAAAACGATTATTATTACCGATACTTTACAGACGACTTTCCTATTATTGGCCGTTGTCCTGTCTATTTATTTTATGGCAGATGGCTTGGGCTGGACCGTTACAGAGGCATTTGAAAAGGTTAAGGAAAGCACCTATTCCAAAGTATTTATCTGGGAGAACCTATTGGGCGACCCTAGGAATATCTGGAAACATGTGATCGGCGGTATCTTCGTGACCATTGCCATGACAGGTCTTGACCAAGATTTAATGCAGAAAAACCTGAGCATGAAAACCATCAAGGAAGCACAGACCAACATGATGACCTTTACAGGTATCTTCGTGGTGATCAATCTATTCTTCCTAGCGGTGGGTGCTTTGTTGTATTTCTATGCTGATGCAAACGGAATCAATATCGCTGACCTGGGCAAATCGGATTATCTGTATCCAGAAATCGCTTTGAGACACCTGTCTATCGTACCGGGAATTATCTTTATGATGGGATTGACAGCAGCGACATTCGCAACAACAGATTCTGCATTGACAGCCTTGACCACTTCTTATTGTGTGGATTTCTTGAACTTCAATAAAAAGGAAAACCCTAATGATCCAAAATTGGTCAAACAACGTAACTATGTGCACTTTGCATTCTCGATCGTTATGTTATTGGTTATTTTGTTGTTCCATGTCATCAACGATGAGTCGGTCGTATCAGCCATCTTTAAGATTGCTGGATACACTTACGGTCCATTGTTAGGCCTGTTCTCTTTCGGTATCTTGACCAAGATGCGGGTCAAAGATAACCTTGTGCCTTACATCTGTGTCGTTTCACCGATATTGATGTACTTGTTGACGACCTATCTATTACCACTGACTGAATATAAAATCGGCTTCGAGCTGATCGTTTATAATGGCTTAACTACCTTTATCTTGTTATGGTTAACTTCTCCAGGAAAAGTTAGAAAACCCATGACTGCTGTAAAGTAA
- a CDS encoding purine-nucleoside phosphorylase → MYQMIEESIQSIRRKIGDFTPEFGIILGTGLGKLVEEIEVEFQMMYSNIPNFPISTVEFHTGKLIFGTLNGRKVVAMQGRLHYYEGYSMQEITFPVRVMKGLGIQKLFVSNASGSLNPDIRKGDIGIIEDHINLLPDNPLRGTNDEDLGPRFPDMSQPYNFQMIEQGMEIANNLGFRTHKVVYVSAPGPNLETRAEYRYMRIIGGDIVGMSTVPEVIVANHMGLPVFAISVVTDEGFHPNLRPVSLQEIVEVAAKAEPKMTSILKELIALQ, encoded by the coding sequence ATGTATCAAATGATTGAAGAATCTATCCAATCTATCCGTCGTAAAATCGGCGATTTCACCCCAGAATTCGGAATTATCTTAGGCACAGGCCTTGGAAAACTTGTAGAGGAAATTGAAGTGGAATTTCAGATGATGTATTCCAATATTCCCAATTTCCCAATCTCTACCGTTGAATTCCATACCGGAAAATTGATCTTTGGAACCCTCAATGGGCGTAAGGTGGTAGCCATGCAAGGTAGACTCCATTATTATGAAGGTTACAGCATGCAGGAAATCACTTTCCCTGTTCGCGTGATGAAAGGCTTAGGGATCCAAAAATTATTCGTATCCAATGCTTCAGGTTCCTTGAACCCTGATATCCGAAAAGGTGATATCGGTATTATTGAAGATCATATCAACTTACTTCCCGATAATCCATTACGGGGAACGAACGATGAGGACCTGGGGCCCCGTTTCCCTGACATGAGCCAGCCTTATAATTTCCAGATGATCGAACAAGGCATGGAGATCGCCAATAATCTAGGTTTCAGAACCCATAAAGTGGTGTATGTCTCCGCTCCGGGACCAAATCTTGAAACCCGTGCCGAATACCGCTACATGCGTATTATCGGAGGAGATATCGTCGGAATGAGTACGGTTCCTGAAGTGATCGTTGCCAATCATATGGGATTACCTGTTTTTGCCATCTCCGTAGTGACAGATGAAGGTTTCCATCCGAATCTAAGACCGGTATCGCTTCAGGAAATAGTGGAAGTGGCCGCAAAGGCAGAACCAAAAATGACAAGTATTTTAAAAGAATTGATCGCATTGCAATAA
- a CDS encoding putative porin, with translation MLRRLLFVLLLFSLVPKLYAQTEEEFSSALDSARNAEDNKKDSVIFTAKYVRFTNLKTMKRGTKTFQIDTSHVNFQYYNKQNLPWDPSINLGSYGLATRDLLFNPNKTIGFQSGYHAMERYILHPDSVQYYRARARYSELYAVGFFFDDQVFRAKLAQNINPHLNIGAEYHATNTDGFYNNQQYSDRKGAVFAWYESPSKRYNLLSNFTFNTLDATENGSVRNDTLFRDTSSNTSPSRYPVKLDGIQSNRPYNKWKDLGFFIRQSYFMGRIDTVSGNGPDAEIHPTNVIAHNSSIRQQKFIFFKNQADLYNALPFNNLVRVEDTTKITTISNDFTYSFYLRGKSLKNEAKVELGFQNDLIWYADSVLNKFYQNSMVKGAVGYKFSDKVDVNFTANQIVVGRNFGDFLYEAYADIHLNETLGKLRIGAYSQNKSPEMIFQNANLSYHSWKEEDLNLNKIKTQNLSFQYANDKLGFNGKLEYFLINNYTYFQEVPNPDNNILGARNILPTQEGNLNLLKLTVGQNFKFRRFHLDNRVVYQKSDAMDILATPELYTWHSFYYANKLYNVMDFRLGMDVRFNTPFRTPSYSINSGQFYNDNVGIEFSTYPIADLWFTGNIDRVNLFLSYNFVNQHVYPNGYYSVRRYPMAPANLRFGVSWKFYD, from the coding sequence ATGCTAAGAAGGTTATTGTTTGTATTGTTGTTGTTTAGCCTTGTTCCTAAACTATACGCCCAGACTGAAGAGGAGTTCAGTTCTGCATTGGATTCTGCGCGTAATGCAGAGGATAATAAGAAAGATTCAGTCATCTTCACGGCTAAATACGTAAGGTTTACCAACCTGAAAACAATGAAGCGGGGAACAAAGACCTTTCAGATCGATACTTCCCATGTCAATTTCCAATATTACAATAAACAGAACCTTCCTTGGGATCCTTCAATCAACCTAGGGTCCTATGGTTTGGCGACTCGAGACTTGTTGTTCAACCCGAACAAGACCATTGGTTTTCAATCCGGCTATCATGCCATGGAACGATATATCCTGCATCCGGATTCTGTCCAATATTACCGTGCTCGTGCTCGTTATTCAGAATTATATGCTGTAGGTTTCTTCTTTGATGATCAGGTTTTCCGAGCTAAATTGGCGCAGAATATTAATCCCCACCTGAATATTGGTGCGGAATACCATGCTACCAATACCGACGGATTTTATAATAACCAACAATATAGTGACCGAAAAGGGGCTGTATTTGCCTGGTACGAATCGCCTAGCAAGAGGTACAACCTCCTTTCAAACTTTACGTTCAACACCTTAGACGCGACCGAGAACGGTTCGGTAAGGAACGATACCTTATTCAGGGATACTTCCAGCAATACTTCGCCATCTCGTTATCCCGTGAAATTGGATGGGATACAGTCAAACCGCCCTTATAATAAATGGAAAGATCTGGGCTTCTTTATCAGGCAATCCTATTTTATGGGAAGGATCGACACGGTCAGTGGCAATGGTCCAGACGCCGAAATCCATCCAACGAATGTTATTGCCCATAACTCCAGTATCAGGCAACAGAAGTTTATCTTCTTCAAGAATCAGGCGGACCTCTATAATGCCCTACCTTTCAACAATCTGGTAAGGGTAGAGGACACAACAAAAATTACAACCATTTCGAACGATTTTACCTATAGTTTCTATCTCCGAGGGAAAAGCCTCAAGAATGAAGCTAAGGTCGAACTGGGCTTCCAAAATGACCTGATATGGTATGCAGACAGTGTGTTGAATAAGTTTTACCAGAACTCCATGGTAAAGGGAGCTGTCGGCTATAAGTTTTCCGATAAAGTTGACGTCAATTTTACCGCCAACCAAATTGTGGTAGGCCGAAACTTTGGGGATTTCCTTTATGAGGCCTATGCCGACATACATTTGAACGAAACCTTAGGAAAATTAAGGATCGGTGCCTATTCCCAGAATAAATCGCCCGAAATGATATTCCAAAATGCCAACCTTTCTTACCATTCCTGGAAAGAGGAAGACCTTAATCTGAATAAGATCAAGACCCAAAACCTTTCCTTTCAATACGCAAATGATAAGTTGGGATTCAACGGAAAGCTGGAGTATTTCTTGATCAATAACTATACTTATTTTCAGGAAGTTCCAAATCCTGACAACAATATATTGGGTGCGAGGAATATCCTGCCAACCCAAGAGGGAAACCTTAATCTCTTGAAACTGACCGTCGGCCAGAATTTCAAGTTCCGTAGGTTCCACTTAGATAACCGCGTGGTTTACCAAAAGTCCGATGCGATGGACATCCTGGCGACGCCAGAGCTGTACACATGGCACAGTTTCTACTATGCGAACAAGCTGTACAATGTCATGGACTTTAGATTGGGTATGGATGTACGTTTCAATACCCCATTCCGTACACCTTCTTATTCCATCAACTCCGGACAGTTCTATAATGACAACGTAGGGATCGAGTTCTCAACTTACCCTATCGCCGATCTTTGGTTCACTGGAAACATCGATCGTGTCAATCTTTTCTTAAGCTATAACTTCGTCAACCAACATGTGTACCCTAATGGGTATTACAGCGTAAGACGTTATCCTATGGCGCCTGCAAACCTAAGGTTTGGGGTATCCTGGAAGTTCTATGATTAG